A window from Deltaproteobacteria bacterium encodes these proteins:
- a CDS encoding peptidase M54, with amino-acid sequence MGAVGDAVLRIIAANLQAIFHLAVDLLPARATPEFAFSELRRQYHAALILNRLGSSRRKQQRLLAVVNVDLFIPILTHVLGEAQMGGRAAVVSLHRLRERRDGGRVPLETFYDRAIKVAVHEVAHTFDLVHCKDRDCVMMLSTTPPDLDELPMFFCRYCKAFLAESYRRYGVWTVEKP; translated from the coding sequence ATGGGGGCTGTGGGGGATGCGGTATTGCGGATCATTGCTGCCAACCTGCAAGCGATTTTCCACCTGGCCGTAGACTTGCTGCCGGCAAGAGCAACTCCTGAATTTGCCTTCAGTGAACTTCGCAGACAGTACCATGCCGCCCTCATTCTGAACAGGCTCGGCAGCAGCCGACGCAAACAACAGAGATTACTGGCAGTGGTGAACGTGGATCTATTTATTCCGATCCTGACGCACGTGCTCGGAGAAGCTCAGATGGGGGGCAGGGCAGCAGTGGTTTCGCTGCACCGCCTCAGAGAGCGCCGGGATGGCGGGCGGGTACCACTGGAGACATTCTATGATAGGGCAATCAAGGTGGCGGTTCACGAAGTGGCCCACACTTTTGACCTGGTTCACTGTAAAGATCGTGACTGCGTCATGATGCTTTCCACAACTCCTCCAGACCTGGACGAGCTGCCCATGTTTTTCTGTAGATACTGCAAAGCCTTTCTGGCCGAGTCATACCGCAGATACGGTGTATGGACTGTGGAAAAACCCTAG
- a CDS encoding glycine cleavage system protein H: protein MTVKKKKQPRTKKVQGFNILENECIWMKSGVINFKICDQAYDCIHCPFDKAMTQALGKGKGLAVKKEQQSWRDRMRRRHADQRECRHMLSGRVAYKICSHDFRCDTCEFDQSLDEVELSSHLAEPAMHRVLGYKVADNYYYHRGHAWARVEYAGRVRLGLDDFALRLLGPVDEYRLPSLGQKVFQTDSCLSLARESNEAEVLSPVSGTVVAVNHEVLRRPTLTNTRPYSDGWLMVIEPERLKGNLKNLFFGEETDNWLESDVSRLHDIVMAEHGPIAATGGEPIDDVFGNAPEIGWKKLVSEFLLT, encoded by the coding sequence ATGACGGTGAAGAAGAAAAAGCAACCCAGGACCAAAAAGGTTCAGGGGTTCAATATTCTTGAAAATGAGTGCATCTGGATGAAGTCTGGAGTAATCAATTTCAAGATTTGCGACCAGGCCTATGACTGTATACATTGTCCCTTTGACAAGGCCATGACTCAGGCGCTCGGCAAAGGCAAAGGATTGGCGGTAAAGAAAGAGCAGCAAAGCTGGAGAGATAGAATGCGCCGCCGCCATGCAGATCAACGAGAGTGCCGCCACATGCTCTCTGGTCGCGTTGCCTACAAGATCTGTTCCCATGACTTTCGCTGCGACACCTGCGAATTCGATCAGAGCCTGGATGAAGTGGAGCTCAGCAGCCATCTGGCAGAACCTGCCATGCACCGGGTTCTCGGCTACAAGGTGGCGGACAACTATTACTACCACCGGGGTCATGCCTGGGCCAGAGTCGAATACGCCGGCAGGGTACGGTTGGGACTCGATGACTTTGCTCTGCGCTTGCTGGGGCCAGTAGATGAATACCGCCTGCCCAGCTTAGGTCAAAAGGTCTTTCAAACCGACAGTTGTCTGAGTCTTGCCAGGGAAAGCAATGAGGCTGAAGTGCTATCACCGGTCAGCGGCACGGTTGTGGCCGTTAATCACGAGGTTCTCCGCCGTCCCACACTTACCAACACACGGCCTTACAGCGATGGCTGGCTCATGGTAATAGAACCGGAAAGGCTCAAAGGAAACCTGAAGAATCTCTTTTTCGGTGAAGAAACAGACAACTGGTTGGAAAGCGATGTGAGCCGCTTACACGACATTGTCATGGCTGAGCATGGTCCCATCGCCGCCACCGGTGGTGAGCCCATCGACGATGTCTTCGGCAATGCCCCGGAAATCGGCTGGAAAAAATTGGTCAGTGAATTCCTGCTCACCTGA